In Nocardia sputorum, a single genomic region encodes these proteins:
- a CDS encoding 3-hydroxyacyl-CoA dehydrogenase NAD-binding domain-containing protein, with translation MSETNMIGWEQDSDGIVVLTMDDPNQGANTMNELYKKSMTATVDRLEAEKDTITGVVLTSAKKTFFAGGDLKNMMKVGPDDAQALMEELTEIKSALRRLEQLGKPVVAAINGAALGGGLEIALATHHRIAADVPGSQIGLPEATLGLLPAGGGIIRTVRMLGLQNALMQVLLQGQRNKPAKAKEIGLIDELVGSIEELVPAAKAWIKANPEAGVQPWDKKGFKIPGGTPSSPAFAANLPAFPANLRKQIKGANMPAPRAIMSAAVEGSQVDIDNASLIESRYFVHLLTGPVAKNMIQAFFFDLQTINNGGSRPKDVPKKEIKKVGVLGAGMMGAGIAYVSAKAGYEVVLKDVSIEAAERGKNYSEKIEAKALSRGKTTEEKSKALLDRIKPTADAADFAGVDFVIEAVFENTELKHKVFQEIEDIVTPDALLGSNTSTLPITGLATGVKRQEDFIGIHFFSPVDKMPLVEIIKGEKTSDEALARVFDYTLAIKKTPIVVNDSRGFFTSRVIGTFVNEAIAMLKEGIEPATIEQAGLQAGYPAAPLQLSDELNMKLMQKIAKETLEAAEAGDTTLGVKRHPAQDVIDYMVSEGRPGRLEKAGFYEYDENGKRTGLWPGLREHFKTTADFGVPLQDLIDRMLFAEAIETQKCFDEGVLTSTADANIGSIFGIGFPAWTGGVHQFIVGYPGGQEAFVERADYLAKTYGERFEVPASLRK, from the coding sequence GTGAGCGAAACCAACATGATCGGTTGGGAGCAGGATTCGGACGGCATCGTCGTGCTGACGATGGACGACCCGAACCAGGGCGCCAACACGATGAACGAGCTGTACAAGAAGTCGATGACCGCCACCGTCGACCGGCTCGAGGCGGAGAAGGACACCATCACCGGTGTCGTGCTGACCTCCGCGAAGAAAACCTTCTTCGCGGGCGGCGACCTGAAGAACATGATGAAGGTCGGCCCGGACGACGCCCAGGCGCTGATGGAGGAGCTCACCGAGATCAAGAGCGCCCTGCGTCGCCTGGAGCAGCTGGGCAAGCCGGTCGTCGCGGCCATCAACGGCGCCGCGCTCGGCGGCGGCCTGGAGATCGCGCTGGCCACCCACCACCGCATCGCCGCGGACGTGCCGGGTTCGCAGATCGGTCTGCCGGAGGCCACCCTCGGCCTGCTGCCCGCGGGCGGCGGCATCATCCGCACCGTGCGCATGCTGGGCCTGCAGAACGCCCTGATGCAGGTGCTGCTGCAGGGCCAGCGCAACAAGCCGGCCAAGGCCAAGGAGATCGGCCTGATCGACGAGCTCGTCGGTTCGATCGAGGAACTGGTCCCCGCGGCCAAGGCGTGGATCAAGGCCAACCCCGAAGCCGGTGTGCAGCCCTGGGACAAGAAGGGCTTCAAGATCCCCGGCGGCACCCCGTCCTCGCCCGCCTTCGCGGCGAACCTGCCCGCGTTCCCGGCGAACCTGCGCAAGCAGATCAAGGGTGCGAACATGCCCGCGCCGCGCGCGATCATGTCCGCCGCGGTCGAGGGGTCGCAGGTCGACATCGACAACGCGTCGCTGATCGAGTCCCGCTACTTCGTGCACCTGCTCACCGGCCCGGTCGCGAAGAACATGATCCAGGCGTTCTTCTTCGACCTGCAGACGATCAACAACGGCGGTTCGCGTCCGAAGGACGTGCCGAAGAAGGAGATCAAGAAGGTCGGCGTGCTCGGCGCGGGCATGATGGGCGCGGGCATCGCCTACGTCTCGGCCAAGGCGGGCTACGAGGTCGTGCTGAAGGACGTCTCCATCGAGGCGGCCGAGCGCGGCAAGAACTACTCCGAGAAGATCGAGGCCAAGGCACTGTCCCGGGGCAAGACCACCGAGGAGAAGTCCAAGGCGCTGCTGGACCGGATCAAGCCGACCGCGGACGCGGCCGACTTCGCCGGCGTCGACTTCGTCATCGAGGCCGTCTTCGAGAACACCGAGCTGAAGCACAAGGTGTTCCAGGAGATCGAGGACATCGTCACCCCCGACGCGCTGCTCGGCTCGAACACCTCCACGCTGCCGATCACCGGTCTGGCGACCGGCGTGAAGCGCCAGGAGGACTTCATCGGCATCCACTTCTTCTCGCCGGTCGACAAGATGCCGCTGGTGGAGATCATCAAGGGTGAGAAGACCTCGGACGAGGCGCTGGCCCGGGTGTTCGACTACACCCTCGCGATCAAGAAGACCCCGATCGTCGTCAACGACAGCCGCGGCTTCTTCACCTCCCGCGTGATCGGCACCTTCGTCAACGAGGCGATCGCCATGCTCAAGGAGGGCATCGAGCCCGCCACCATCGAGCAGGCCGGTCTGCAGGCGGGCTACCCGGCCGCGCCGCTGCAGCTGTCGGACGAGCTGAACATGAAGCTCATGCAGAAGATCGCCAAGGAAACCCTGGAAGCCGCCGAGGCGGGCGACACCACCCTGGGCGTCAAGCGGCACCCGGCGCAGGACGTCATCGACTACATGGTGTCGGAGGGCCGTCCGGGCCGCCTGGAGAAGGCGGGCTTCTACGAGTACGACGAGAACGGCAAGCGCACCGGTCTGTGGCCGGGCCTGCGTGAGCACTTCAAGACCACGGCGGACTTCGGTGTGCCGCTGCAGGATCTGATCGACCGCATGCTGTTCGCGGAGGCGATCGAGACCCAGAAGTGCTTCGACGAGGGCGTGCTCACCTCCACCGCCGACGCCAACATCGGCTCGATCTTCGGCATCGGCTTCCCGGCGTGGACCGGTGGTGTGCACCAGTTCATCGTCGGTTACCCGGGTGGCCAGGAGGCTTTCGTGGAGCGTGCCGACTACCTCGCCAAGACCTACGGCGAGCGCTTCGAGGTCCCGGCCTCGCTGCGTAAGTAG
- a CDS encoding MMPL family transporter yields MLTRIARFITRSPRAVLAAALVIAILCGVFGATAPAHLKSGGFTSNEAESARVAELIADNFAGAAPNFVLLVGSAAGADDPATKAAGIELADALKNRGDVQGVQSYWTTPQPLANALRSTDGKSALVVAYIDGDETQVQKTASELERQFAGVSNGITVRQGGIAAIYHDVTEQTTRDLTLAEGVAVPLSMIVLVLVFGSLVAAALPLTIGVFAILATLALLRLCTLFTDVSIYALNMTTAMGLALAIDSSLFIVSRFREELARGLDPAAATIRSVQTAGRTVLFSALTVALSLAVLSVFDLYFLKSFAYAGVAVVAAAAAASIVVLPAALVLLGHRVNSLDLRAPLRRLFRRDAPAPGPHAPEDSGWYRLAGVVMRHAAPVAIVIIALLLALGAPFLSVKFGYPDDRVLPETASSRQVGDAMRTQFPQADPVASTTIVLDGYHGDTAALGGYAAELSKVEGVPAVLSAAGIYVTGARVAPAPPGMSNDTGTYLSVATKLDPFSPAGDRQLNAIRAIPAPGEALFGGAAAANADSLHALAARLPLAAALIALTTFIVLFLFTGSVVLPIKALVLNTLSLAAAFGAMVWVFQEGHLSGLLGFTPVGYLVPTMPILMFCLAFGLSMDYEVFLLSRVREEWLATHDNTRAVAVGLARTGRIFTAAAVLMAIVLGALVTAKVSFMQLLGLGLTLTVLADATIIRGLLAPALMRLLGPLNWWAPAPLARLHAKIGLTEGEEDAAARPLETAGRA; encoded by the coding sequence ATGCTGACCCGGATAGCCCGATTCATCACCCGATCTCCGCGCGCGGTGCTGGCCGCGGCCCTGGTCATCGCCATTTTGTGCGGCGTTTTCGGCGCCACCGCGCCCGCGCACCTGAAGTCCGGCGGGTTCACGTCGAACGAGGCCGAGTCCGCCCGCGTCGCCGAGCTGATCGCCGACAACTTCGCCGGCGCAGCGCCCAATTTTGTCCTGCTGGTCGGCTCGGCCGCGGGGGCGGACGACCCGGCCACCAAGGCGGCGGGCATCGAGCTGGCCGATGCGCTGAAGAATCGCGGTGACGTGCAGGGCGTCCAGTCCTACTGGACCACCCCGCAGCCGCTGGCGAACGCGTTGCGCAGCACCGATGGCAAGAGCGCCCTTGTCGTCGCCTACATCGACGGCGACGAGACGCAGGTCCAGAAGACCGCGAGCGAATTGGAGCGGCAGTTCGCGGGCGTCTCCAACGGCATCACGGTCCGCCAAGGCGGCATCGCCGCGATCTACCACGACGTCACCGAGCAGACCACCCGCGACCTCACCCTGGCCGAGGGCGTCGCGGTGCCGTTGTCGATGATCGTGCTGGTTCTGGTGTTCGGCAGCCTGGTGGCCGCGGCCCTCCCGCTGACCATCGGCGTGTTCGCCATCCTGGCGACGCTGGCGCTGCTGCGCCTGTGCACGCTGTTCACCGACGTCTCGATCTACGCGCTGAACATGACGACGGCGATGGGTCTGGCGCTGGCCATCGACTCCAGTTTGTTCATCGTCAGCCGCTTCCGGGAGGAACTGGCGCGCGGCCTGGATCCGGCCGCCGCCACCATCCGGTCCGTGCAGACCGCGGGGCGCACCGTGTTGTTCTCCGCGCTCACCGTCGCGCTGTCGCTGGCCGTGCTCAGCGTGTTCGACCTGTACTTCCTGAAAAGTTTCGCCTACGCGGGTGTCGCGGTCGTCGCCGCTGCGGCGGCCGCGTCGATCGTGGTGCTGCCCGCCGCGCTGGTCCTGCTCGGGCACCGGGTGAACTCCCTCGACCTGCGAGCTCCGTTGCGCCGCCTGTTCCGGCGCGACGCGCCCGCACCGGGCCCGCACGCGCCCGAGGACAGCGGTTGGTACCGGTTGGCCGGCGTGGTGATGCGGCACGCGGCTCCGGTCGCGATCGTGATCATCGCGCTGCTGCTGGCGCTCGGCGCACCGTTCCTGTCGGTGAAATTCGGTTATCCCGACGACCGGGTGCTGCCCGAGACCGCGTCCAGCCGCCAGGTAGGCGACGCCATGCGCACCCAGTTCCCCCAGGCCGACCCGGTCGCCAGCACCACCATCGTGCTGGACGGCTATCACGGCGACACCGCGGCGCTCGGCGGATACGCCGCCGAACTGTCCAAGGTGGAGGGCGTGCCCGCCGTCCTCTCCGCCGCCGGGATCTACGTGACGGGCGCGCGAGTCGCACCGGCGCCGCCCGGGATGAGCAACGACACCGGCACCTACCTGAGTGTCGCGACGAAGCTCGATCCGTTCTCACCCGCCGGTGACCGTCAGCTGAACGCGATCCGGGCGATCCCGGCGCCGGGCGAGGCGCTCTTCGGTGGCGCGGCGGCGGCCAACGCCGACTCGCTGCACGCGCTGGCCGCCCGGCTTCCGCTCGCGGCCGCCCTGATCGCCCTCACCACGTTCATCGTGTTGTTCCTGTTCACCGGCAGCGTCGTACTGCCGATCAAAGCGCTCGTGCTGAACACGCTGTCGCTGGCCGCCGCCTTCGGCGCGATGGTCTGGGTGTTCCAGGAAGGTCACCTGTCCGGGCTGCTCGGTTTCACCCCGGTCGGCTACTTGGTGCCGACCATGCCGATCCTGATGTTCTGCCTGGCCTTCGGCCTGTCCATGGACTACGAGGTGTTCTTGCTGTCGCGGGTGCGCGAGGAGTGGCTGGCCACCCACGACAACACCCGCGCGGTGGCGGTCGGCCTGGCACGCACGGGCCGGATCTTCACCGCGGCCGCCGTGCTGATGGCCATCGTGCTCGGCGCGCTGGTGACCGCGAAGGTGTCGTTCATGCAGCTGCTCGGGCTCGGCCTCACGCTGACCGTGCTCGCCGACGCCACGATCATCCGCGGCCTGCTCGCGCCCGCGCTCATGCGCCTGCTCGGTCCGCTCAACTGGTGGGCGCCCGCGCCGCTGGCCCGCCTGCACGCCAAGATCGGGCTGACCGAGGGCGAGGAGGACGCCGCCGCCCGCCCGCTGGAAACCGCAGGGCGGGCATGA
- a CDS encoding esterase-like activity of phytase family protein: MPRHSRHVLIAGCALALASGPVAAADPVTAPSVRLLGEQTIASNSDFEGTVVGGLSGIDYSPRTGEYVLISDDRSSKNPARYYTARIEVGEGGVGPVTLTGTRPLPTATGAVYPPMSVDPEEIRVDPWTGDYYWTQEGERTGMVLDDPSVRITHPDGSYAGELPIPDNERMRPDTGPRRNATLEGATFLAAGALFATSMEGPLLPDGPAATTTSGALTRITIQARSGPLLAQYAYPVEPVFAESRPEPGRGETGIASILAADPLDPTKLLVLERSYSPGTPNKIRVYEADLSAATNILDAPIGAARPASKRLLIDLDDVGLSAVDNVEGMTWGPRLPSGERTLVLVSDDNFDSRQVTQVIALAIA, translated from the coding sequence GTGCCGAGACATAGTCGCCATGTTCTGATCGCCGGTTGCGCCCTCGCGCTCGCTTCGGGCCCGGTCGCGGCCGCCGACCCGGTGACGGCGCCCTCGGTGCGCTTGCTCGGCGAGCAGACGATCGCGTCGAACTCGGATTTCGAGGGCACCGTCGTCGGTGGCCTCTCCGGAATCGACTACTCGCCGCGCACCGGTGAATACGTGCTGATCAGCGACGACCGGTCGAGCAAGAACCCGGCGCGGTACTACACCGCGCGCATCGAGGTCGGCGAAGGCGGTGTCGGACCGGTGACGCTCACCGGGACGCGACCGTTGCCGACCGCGACGGGCGCTGTCTACCCACCGATGTCGGTGGACCCGGAAGAGATCCGGGTGGACCCGTGGACCGGCGACTACTACTGGACGCAAGAAGGTGAGCGGACCGGCATGGTGCTGGACGACCCGTCCGTGCGGATCACGCACCCGGACGGCTCCTACGCCGGCGAGCTGCCGATCCCGGACAACGAACGGATGCGCCCCGACACCGGCCCCCGGCGGAACGCGACGCTGGAGGGGGCGACCTTCCTCGCCGCCGGCGCGTTGTTCGCGACCTCGATGGAGGGGCCGCTCCTGCCCGACGGCCCCGCGGCGACCACGACCAGCGGAGCGCTCACGCGCATCACCATCCAGGCTCGATCGGGTCCGCTGCTGGCCCAGTACGCGTATCCGGTGGAACCGGTCTTCGCCGAATCGCGGCCCGAGCCCGGCCGCGGTGAGACCGGGATCGCGTCCATCCTCGCCGCCGATCCGCTGGATCCCACGAAACTCCTTGTGCTGGAACGGTCCTACTCGCCGGGCACGCCCAACAAGATCCGCGTCTACGAGGCGGACCTGAGTGCGGCGACCAACATCCTCGACGCCCCGATCGGCGCCGCGCGCCCCGCGAGCAAGCGGCTGCTGATCGACCTCGACGACGTCGGGCTCTCGGCCGTCGACAACGTGGAGGGCATGACCTGGGGTCCTCGCCTGCCTTCCGGCGAACGGACCCTCGTCCTGGTCAGCGACGACAACTTCGACAGCCGTCAGGTCACCCAGGTCATCGCCCTGGCCATCGCCTAG
- a CDS encoding TetR/AcrR family transcriptional regulator, which yields MIGGRRPRSPRGSGAQLREEILRATADLLTRTGHADAVSIRAVSKLVGVSAPSIYRHFADKDELIEAVVAQVFEDLADAMRAATDPAASPVTQLHEQGMAYVRFALAHPEQYRLATAPTETEGAVDQVLTSGAFQHFAATVRKCMDDGTMAPRDPRPIVLELWSVAHGIASLLLAKPFLPWGDAEAVASRVMGAACLGYSVLDLVGADPPTPGTVTTWLRRVRKGSSPA from the coding sequence ATGATCGGTGGCAGACGCCCTCGCTCGCCGCGCGGCTCGGGAGCTCAGCTGCGCGAGGAGATCCTGCGGGCCACGGCCGACCTGCTCACCAGGACCGGGCACGCGGACGCCGTCTCGATCCGGGCGGTGAGCAAGCTGGTGGGCGTGAGCGCGCCGTCGATCTACCGGCACTTCGCCGACAAGGACGAACTCATCGAGGCCGTGGTCGCTCAGGTCTTCGAAGACCTGGCCGACGCGATGCGGGCGGCCACCGACCCCGCGGCCTCCCCGGTGACACAGTTGCACGAGCAAGGCATGGCCTACGTCCGCTTCGCCCTCGCGCATCCCGAGCAGTACCGGCTGGCGACCGCGCCCACCGAGACCGAAGGCGCGGTGGACCAGGTCCTCACCAGCGGGGCCTTCCAGCATTTCGCGGCCACGGTGCGCAAGTGCATGGACGACGGGACGATGGCACCGCGCGACCCGCGGCCGATCGTGCTGGAACTGTGGTCGGTCGCCCACGGCATCGCCTCCTTGCTGCTGGCCAAACCCTTCCTGCCCTGGGGCGACGCGGAAGCCGTCGCCTCGCGCGTGATGGGCGCGGCGTGCCTCGGCTACAGCGTGCTCGACCTGGTCGGCGCGGACCCGCCGACGCCGGGCACGGTCACCACGTGGCTGCGCCGGGTCAGGAAAGGCTCGTCCCCGGCCTGA
- a CDS encoding DNA polymerase III subunit gamma and tau: MALYRKYRPATFAEVVGQEHVTDPLSTALDTGRISHAYLFSGPRGCGKTSSARILARSLNCAEGPTSTPCGTCPSCVALGPGGPGNLDVIELDAASHGGVDDTRELRDRAFYAPAESRYRVFIVDEAHMVTTAGFNALLKIVEEPPAHLIFIFATTEPDKVLPTIRSRTHHYPFRLLPPATMRGLLGRICEQEHVQVEEAVYPLVIRAGGGSPRDSLSVLDQLLAGAGPEGVTYARAVSLLGVTDVALIDDAVEALAADDGAALFGTVDRVMEAGHDPRRFAVDLLDRFRDLILLRAVPDATERGLVTGPGDVLDRMRDQAARLGSATLTRYAELLHEGLGEMRGATAPRLLLEVVCARMLLPSVSDAESATLQRLERLERGLAGGSLGSAPAASAPPASTPAAAAGPPRRRGAEALAAMRENRGGGRSAADAGGGASAGDSAQTGGGEGAAPARGASDDAGIVERPQAGSGAGADPSSGAAGSTAGPRGGGESASGERRPWPAGGASSRDSMASPAGRGTDPSAPVAEPDSAAVPGSRSVGTMPGGGPSASVATSAPNIGTDDTSGSTPGVSGSAGDAVRGGGVGAGRVSSEPAAAQSIYDVASAHGRVPAEQAANSRPSGAHAVLPGADPAVDRDRGVADSSGARQSAVGPEQGGTDPATARESAVGRERGAGGSSDARDSAAGQDRGAATSAVARGPAVGPARGAADSAVARGSAVEPDRGAGDSGDNRDSAVGRGAADSSAARGSAVEPDRGAGDSRDNRDSAVGRAAADSGAARDSAVGRERGVGESSAARESAVGQERGAADSAAARRPAVGQEARDAQTSSPEPAAGSSSVSSDDLLREVEAAWTDIRAKVREFGAAVQAMLAGASVARVEGEVIVFAHQHAPLAQRLSDPRNLEAVRSAVRAVLGRDHEVRWEAGGAAPRPAAAPRAGGAGNRTRGQAGNQPGRESGNAAGRASGATAPPRFSRPSQARNASADKAGSAGRPRAGGADPRPYPADDDIPPPDYPDLPDDPGPADYPSHDAGPSANDAPAERGWDRDGVVPASTPEEEQEMMAAAADPVAPGDRRDPDEVAIELLKSELGATRLDG, translated from the coding sequence GTGGCTCTGTACCGGAAGTACCGACCGGCAACGTTCGCTGAGGTGGTGGGTCAGGAGCACGTCACCGACCCGCTGAGTACCGCGCTCGACACGGGGCGGATCAGTCATGCCTATCTGTTCTCCGGTCCGCGCGGCTGCGGGAAGACGTCGTCCGCGCGCATCCTCGCCCGCTCGCTGAACTGCGCGGAGGGGCCCACCTCGACGCCCTGCGGCACCTGCCCGTCCTGTGTGGCGCTGGGGCCCGGCGGTCCGGGCAATCTGGACGTCATCGAACTCGACGCCGCGAGCCACGGCGGCGTCGACGACACCAGGGAACTGCGTGACCGCGCCTTCTACGCGCCCGCCGAGTCCAGGTACCGGGTCTTCATCGTCGACGAGGCGCACATGGTGACCACCGCCGGGTTCAACGCGCTGCTCAAGATCGTCGAGGAGCCGCCCGCGCACCTGATCTTCATCTTCGCGACCACGGAGCCGGACAAGGTGCTGCCCACCATCCGGTCGCGTACGCATCACTACCCCTTCCGGCTGCTGCCTCCCGCCACGATGCGCGGACTGCTCGGGCGGATCTGCGAGCAGGAGCATGTGCAGGTCGAAGAAGCGGTGTACCCCTTGGTGATTCGCGCGGGCGGCGGTTCGCCGCGCGACAGCCTCAGCGTGCTCGACCAGCTGCTGGCGGGCGCGGGCCCCGAGGGCGTCACCTACGCCCGCGCGGTCTCGCTGCTCGGCGTCACCGACGTGGCGCTGATCGATGACGCGGTCGAGGCGCTGGCCGCCGACGACGGCGCCGCGCTGTTCGGCACCGTCGACCGGGTGATGGAGGCGGGCCACGACCCACGGCGTTTCGCCGTCGACCTGCTCGATCGTTTCCGCGACCTGATCCTTTTGCGGGCGGTGCCCGACGCCACCGAACGCGGTCTGGTCACCGGCCCCGGTGACGTGCTCGATCGGATGCGCGACCAGGCGGCGCGTTTGGGCTCGGCCACCCTCACCCGTTACGCCGAGCTGCTGCACGAGGGGCTGGGGGAGATGCGCGGCGCCACGGCGCCGCGGCTGCTGCTCGAAGTGGTCTGCGCGCGCATGCTGCTGCCTTCGGTGTCCGACGCGGAATCCGCCACGTTGCAGCGGTTGGAACGGCTGGAGCGCGGCCTGGCCGGTGGGTCCCTCGGTTCCGCTCCCGCCGCGTCCGCGCCGCCTGCTTCCACCCCCGCGGCCGCGGCCGGGCCGCCCCGTCGCCGAGGTGCCGAGGCGCTGGCCGCGATGCGGGAGAATCGCGGAGGTGGTCGCTCGGCTGCCGACGCAGGTGGTGGTGCTTCCGCAGGAGATTCGGCGCAGACCGGTGGCGGGGAGGGGGCGGCGCCCGCCCGAGGCGCGTCCGATGACGCCGGAATCGTTGAGCGCCCGCAGGCAGGCAGCGGTGCGGGAGCGGATCCGTCTTCCGGTGCGGCAGGCTCCACCGCTGGGCCGCGTGGCGGTGGGGAATCCGCGAGTGGGGAGCGTCGGCCGTGGCCCGCCGGTGGTGCGTCGTCCCGGGACTCGATGGCTTCGCCTGCGGGACGCGGCACGGATCCGTCTGCGCCGGTAGCCGAACCGGATTCCGCCGCTGTGCCCGGCAGTCGCTCTGTGGGGACGATGCCGGGGGGAGGGCCGAGCGCGAGCGTAGCGACGAGTGCTCCGAACATCGGGACGGACGACACGTCCGGGTCCACGCCCGGCGTATCCGGGTCGGCTGGCGACGCCGTGCGGGGTGGAGGCGTCGGAGCGGGACGCGTTTCTTCCGAACCCGCTGCCGCACAAAGTATTTACGATGTCGCGTCAGCGCACGGGCGTGTTCCGGCCGAGCAGGCGGCGAATTCTCGGCCTTCGGGCGCGCACGCGGTGTTGCCCGGCGCCGATCCGGCCGTCGATCGCGATCGTGGAGTCGCGGACTCGAGTGGCGCGCGGCAATCTGCTGTGGGACCCGAGCAGGGGGGTACGGACCCGGCTACTGCGCGGGAGTCTGCTGTCGGCCGTGAGCGTGGGGCCGGGGGTTCGAGCGATGCGCGGGACTCGGCTGCGGGCCAGGATCGCGGGGCTGCGACTTCGGCTGTTGCTCGGGGTCCTGCTGTCGGACCCGCTCGCGGGGCTGCGGATTCGGCTGTCGCGCGGGGTTCTGCTGTCGAGCCCGATCGCGGGGCCGGGGACTCGGGCGATAACCGGGACTCTGCTGTCGGCCGCGGTGCTGCGGACTCGAGTGCCGCGCGGGGTTCTGCTGTCGAGCCCGATCGCGGGGCCGGGGACTCGCGCGATAACCGGGACTCTGCTGTCGGCCGCGCGGCTGCGGACTCGGGTGCCGCGCGAGATTCTGCTGTCGGACGTGAGCGCGGGGTCGGGGAATCGAGTGCCGCGCGGGAATCCGCTGTCGGCCAGGAGCGAGGGGCCGCCGATTCGGCTGCCGCGCGACGTCCTGCCGTCGGTCAGGAGGCGCGGGACGCGCAGACATCCTCGCCGGAGCCCGCCGCCGGTTCTTCCTCGGTATCGAGCGACGATCTGCTGCGCGAAGTGGAAGCCGCTTGGACGGACATTCGTGCCAAGGTGCGGGAGTTCGGCGCGGCCGTGCAGGCGATGCTCGCCGGCGCGTCGGTCGCCCGGGTGGAGGGCGAGGTCATCGTCTTCGCGCATCAGCACGCGCCGTTGGCCCAGCGCCTGTCCGATCCGCGGAATCTGGAAGCGGTGCGGTCGGCGGTGCGGGCGGTGCTCGGACGCGACCACGAGGTGCGCTGGGAAGCCGGCGGCGCGGCGCCACGGCCCGCGGCGGCGCCACGGGCGGGCGGAGCGGGCAACCGCACCCGCGGGCAGGCGGGCAATCAGCCGGGACGTGAATCCGGCAACGCTGCAGGACGCGCTTCGGGCGCCACTGCCCCGCCGCGGTTCTCCCGCCCGAGCCAGGCGAGGAACGCGAGCGCCGACAAGGCGGGCAGCGCGGGACGTCCACGCGCGGGCGGCGCGGACCCGCGTCCGTATCCCGCGGACGACGACATCCCGCCGCCCGACTACCCGGACCTGCCCGACGACCCGGGCCCCGCGGACTATCCCTCGCACGACGCCGGGCCGAGCGCGAACGACGCCCCGGCCGAGCGCGGCTGGGACCGGGACGGGGTCGTCCCGGCCTCGACACCGGAGGAGGAGCAGGAGATGATGGCCGCCGCGGCCGATCCGGTGGCTCCCGGCGACCGGCGCGACCCGGACGAGGTCGCCATCGAATTGCTGAAGAGTGAGCTGGGTGCCACACGGTTGGATGGTTGA
- a CDS encoding acetyl-CoA C-acetyltransferase — translation MTTEAYIYEAIRTPRGRGKKNGSLHSVKPIDLTVGLIQELRGRFPNLDEDRISDLILGVVAPVGDQGADIARTAVTVAGLPDTVGGFQLNRFCASGLEAVNLAAQKVRSGFDDLVIAGGVESMSRVPMGSDGGAWALDPATNYDTYFVPQGVSADLIATIEGFSRDDVDAYAVRSQELAAKATTGGYFAKSIVPVKDQNGIVVLDKDEHMRPGTTAEDLAKLQPSFAVIGEMGGFDAVALQKFHFVEKINHVHHGGNSSGIVDGAALVLVGSEEAGKASGLTPRARVVATATSGADSTIMLTGPTPAAKKVLAKAGLTLDDIDLVEINEAFASVVLKFQKDLNVPDEKLNVNGGAIAMGHPLGATGAMITGTMVDELERRNGRYALITLCIGGGMGVATIIERV, via the coding sequence ATGACCACAGAGGCCTACATTTACGAGGCCATCCGCACTCCGCGCGGCCGTGGCAAGAAGAACGGCTCGCTGCACTCGGTCAAGCCGATCGACCTGACTGTTGGTCTGATCCAGGAGCTGCGCGGCCGCTTCCCGAACCTCGACGAGGACCGGATCTCCGACCTGATCCTCGGCGTGGTCGCGCCGGTCGGCGACCAGGGCGCGGATATCGCCCGTACCGCGGTCACCGTGGCCGGCCTGCCCGACACCGTCGGCGGCTTCCAGCTCAACCGCTTCTGCGCCTCCGGCCTCGAGGCGGTCAACCTCGCTGCCCAGAAGGTCCGTTCCGGCTTCGACGACCTGGTCATCGCCGGTGGCGTCGAGTCCATGTCGCGCGTGCCGATGGGCTCCGACGGCGGCGCTTGGGCGCTCGACCCGGCCACCAACTACGACACCTACTTCGTCCCGCAGGGCGTCTCCGCCGACCTGATCGCCACCATCGAGGGCTTCAGCCGCGACGATGTCGACGCCTACGCGGTGCGCTCGCAGGAGCTGGCCGCCAAGGCCACCACCGGCGGGTACTTCGCCAAGTCGATCGTCCCGGTCAAGGACCAGAACGGCATCGTCGTGCTGGACAAGGACGAGCACATGCGCCCCGGCACCACCGCCGAGGACCTGGCCAAGCTGCAGCCGTCCTTCGCCGTGATCGGTGAGATGGGTGGCTTCGACGCGGTGGCGCTGCAGAAGTTCCACTTCGTGGAGAAGATCAACCACGTGCACCACGGCGGCAACAGCTCGGGCATCGTCGACGGCGCGGCGCTCGTGCTCGTGGGCTCGGAAGAGGCGGGCAAGGCTTCCGGCCTCACCCCGCGTGCGCGCGTCGTCGCGACCGCCACCAGCGGTGCCGACTCCACCATCATGCTCACCGGTCCGACCCCGGCCGCCAAGAAGGTGCTGGCCAAGGCGGGGCTGACCCTCGACGACATCGACCTGGTCGAGATCAACGAGGCGTTCGCCTCCGTGGTGCTGAAGTTCCAGAAGGACCTGAACGTCCCGGACGAGAAGCTGAACGTCAACGGCGGCGCGATCGCGATGGGCCACCCGCTGGGCGCGACCGGCGCGATGATCACCGGCACCATGGTCGACGAGCTGGAGCGTCGCAACGGCCGCTACGCGCTGATCACGCTGTGCATCGGCGGCGGCATGGGCGTGGCCACCATCATCGAGCGGGTCTGA